Genomic window (Polaromonas sp. JS666):
CCCAGGTCGGCCGGCAAGGCGCTGGAGGCCACGGCCTGCGAGCTCACACGCCCGCCCTGGTGCAGGCGCAGGCCGTGCAGTTGCAGGGCGTCCAGCGTGGCGCCACGGGCCACCACGCTCACGCTGCAGCCCGCGCGCGCCAGCCCGCTGCCAATCCAGCCACCAATGGCGCCCGCGCCGTAAATGCAGACTTTCATGCTGTGCCCTGTCAAGTTGTTAATAAAAATGGGCCGGCAGCCCAATCAATATCGCCACTCTTCGCTCCTTATTTGATAGCGATAGCGTGACGGAGCGTCGGGGCCAAGACTATTCCAGTAGGGGCCGCGGGACTGGCTTTGCCAGACCGCAGGCGCAGCGGCCCCCTCGGGGGGCAGCGCAGTACACGAAGCGACAAGAGTGGGGGCCAACGAACGCAGCGCCGGGCCGCCCCAAGCAAGTTCAGCCCCCTCGGGGGGCAGGGAGTTACACGCGGTGAACGACCGTGGGGGCCACATCTCTAGCCTTCCGGCGTGAACCCAATGGCTTTCACCAGCGGGCCCCAGAGTTCGGTGTCGGCCTTCAGCATGGCGGCCAGCTGGGCGGGCGATGTGGGCATCACTTCCAGGTAAGACACCGCCAAGCCGTCAATCACGTCCTGCGACGCCAGTGCCGCACGGATCGCGCTATTCAAGCGCTGCACCACGTCCTGCGGCGCCTTGGCGGGCAGGAAGAAACCAAACCATTCGGTGAACGCCATGTCCTTGAAGCCCTGCTCCAGCAGCGTCGGCGTATTGGGCGTGAACTTGCCGCGCCTGGGGCCGCTGGTGGAGAGCAGGCGGCATTTGCCAGCCGCCACATGCTGGGTGAACTCGCCGGTCGGTCCGGACACGGCGGCGATCTGACCGCCAATCATGTCCAGCACCGCAGGCTGCGTGCCGCGAAACGCCACATGGCGCAAATCGACGTTCGCGGCGCGGCCCAGCAGGGCGCCGATGAAGTGCGGCGACGAGCCGGCGGCGGGCGAGCCGAAGTTGGCCAGGGTTGGGTTGGCCTTGCACCAGGCCAGGAACTCGGGCACGGTTTTCACGCTGGCCGGCACCATGGGACCCACGGCAAAGCCATAGTCAAACACAGCCGCAGCCGACACCGGCGTCAAGTCGGCCACCGGGTCGTAGGGCAGCTTTTTGTAGGTGTGCGGGTAAATGCCCAGCATGGACATCGGCGTCAGCAGCATGGTGGCGCCATCGGGCGCGGCGTTCTTGACAAACTGCACCGCGATCTGGCCGCCCGCGCCGGTCTTGTTTTCCACCACCGCGCTTTTGGCATAGCCGGGGTGCAGCTTGTCGGCCACGCGGCGCGACACGATGTCGGCGGTGCCGCCGGGCGCAAAGCCGGCGATCACCTTGGTGCTGTCAAGGGCCTGGGCCCAGGCCTGCTGGCCGATGCCGGCGAGCAGGGCGGCGGCGCTGGAAGACTGGATGAGCTGGCGGCGTGAGATGTTCATGGTGTGTCCTCGAAAAGTCGATGTAATCGTTGGTGAACCCGCAGATATTGTCCATGGCAAGCGGGCAGGTTGTTCGGATGTTGTTCAGCCCTGGGCGGGTTTCAGGTGCGCGGCCAGGTTGTTGCGCTTGCCTTCGTAGACCGGCATGCCTTCGTCAATTTGCAGCGTCAGGCCGAGGGCATGCTGCGCAAACACCGTTTCCAGGTGGGCGCTGGCGCTCGCCAGCACAGCGTCGCCAGCGCGCTTTTTCAGCGCCTCGCTGCGTCCCGGTGTGATGCGCAGGTTGAGGTAAATAAAGGCCCGGTCGGGCTGGCCGTCGGCGACCGCAAAGTAGGGTGCCGGCCAGGCCATCACCCGCGTCCCGGCCACCGGGAACAGCGGCGCCACCCCGTCTTCCCCGCGCAAGGCCACCAGCGTGGCGGCCAGGGTTTTGCACAAGGCGTTCATGTCGATGGCACGGTCGAGGTTGGCCGTGTATTGAATGTTCAGGTGAGGCATGGGAGTCCTGAAGAAAAAGAAAAGAAAGCCGAAAGAGCCGGCCAGTCAGCGATTATTCACCTGCCCGCAAAAACAGGTGGCGTGCCAACATTGACAAAGCAGCAATACTGGTTGTTTGTACAGTAATATCCGTTCATGGCCAAAGAAAAAACGATTTACACCTGCACCGAATGCGGCGGCACCAGCCCCAAGTGGCTGGGCAAGTGCCCGCACTGCACTGCCTGGAACACGCTGATCGAGTCGGTCGCCGAAAACAGCTCACCTGTCAAAAACCGTTTTGCATCCCTGGCCAAGGCTTCCGAGGTGACCACCCTCTCCGACATTGAGGCCACCGACATGGCGCGCACACCCACGGGCCATGAGGAGCTGGACCGCGTGCTGGGCGGCGGCATTGTGGACGGCGGGGTGGTGCTGATCGGCGGCGACCCCGGCATCGGCAAGTCCACGCTGCTGCTGCAGGCGCT
Coding sequences:
- a CDS encoding Bug family tripartite tricarboxylate transporter substrate binding protein; translated protein: MNISRRQLIQSSSAAALLAGIGQQAWAQALDSTKVIAGFAPGGTADIVSRRVADKLHPGYAKSAVVENKTGAGGQIAVQFVKNAAPDGATMLLTPMSMLGIYPHTYKKLPYDPVADLTPVSAAAVFDYGFAVGPMVPASVKTVPEFLAWCKANPTLANFGSPAAGSSPHFIGALLGRAANVDLRHVAFRGTQPAVLDMIGGQIAAVSGPTGEFTQHVAAGKCRLLSTSGPRRGKFTPNTPTLLEQGFKDMAFTEWFGFFLPAKAPQDVVQRLNSAIRAALASQDVIDGLAVSYLEVMPTSPAQLAAMLKADTELWGPLVKAIGFTPEG
- a CDS encoding 5-carboxymethyl-2-hydroxymuconate Delta-isomerase; translated protein: MPHLNIQYTANLDRAIDMNALCKTLAATLVALRGEDGVAPLFPVAGTRVMAWPAPYFAVADGQPDRAFIYLNLRITPGRSEALKKRAGDAVLASASAHLETVFAQHALGLTLQIDEGMPVYEGKRNNLAAHLKPAQG